In the genome of Calonectris borealis chromosome 14, bCalBor7.hap1.2, whole genome shotgun sequence, the window AACCCCTTTGCAAATGCACTTTGTAGACAAAAGGGATAGTCCTGACGCCAGGCCCGGGGCTCCTCTACACCCTTTCAGGCTCTCCCGGAGCCTGCGGTGGAGCCGGCGAGATACCagccctcctccttcttctttgaAGTGGTCGGGAAACCGTAGCCGGCCGGGCAGAGAGCACCTGGCCCCCGGGCTGGTGCGCCTACGGCAGCTCCTCTGCAAGCGTTTCCAGTCCGACCAGTCTCTCCCAGAATCCCGTGGCTACGGAGCGGGCTCCGGTGTGCGGGGATGGGCTGGTGAGGAAGACACGCCGTGCTAGCCCCGTACACACTGCAGAGCAAAGTCTTTCAGCAGGGTCAAGCAGTCCGGACCCAGtctgtgtctgtttttttaattccaaggGATTAAGGGCAATCTTTGCTGTTAGCAAAGCTGTTATGAGCGAGCCTTTGCTTGGGCTTCGCGGTAGCAGGGCTTGTGTCTACATCTGGAGCTGCTCTTGTACCAGCACGAGAGGGTCACTGCTTTTAGACGTGCTTCTCCAAGTGACTTGTGCGTCCATCGTACCGGTGAGCCCAGACACTTCCCAATGGTTGATTGggaaaaagggaggagagagctGTGTCGGAGAACATTACAATATGGATCCTCTCCTGGGCGCTCGCAGGATGGGAAGGGACCGGAGGGCTTATCCCCAGAGCTTTAATTCGCCTCCAGCCCTTGGCAGTGGTGGTTTCGTCGCTGTGCCTGCGCGCCGGGGGACTGGTGGCCCCAGCACGGAGCCAGGATTTCTGCAGTCGGGCTCCCTCAGAACGTCTGTGGGATGTTTGCCCTGATGTCAAGGCCTTGAGAGGCGCAGCAGGGATGTTTAACCAGGAGCTGGGAGCACATCTGGGTATTTATAGGCTGGGATCATGAGAGTTGCACCATTTTATCTTCAAAAGGTAGACTGCCATGAGCCCAGGCTCGGAGGTTTTTACACGTTTTTCCCTGTTTGAGGAGCAAGACCCAGAGTGCCGGGACTGAGGCATCTGGAGCAGGCAGAGATGTGCGAGAGACGGCCGAGGGACCTGTCCCTCCTTGCTCCTATTTTCGGCACGGTGGTTGAACCCCTTTCCTTGCTGGTCTgtctccccggccccccgcatccccccggcTCCAGGGGTGAGCTGGAGCACCGTCCCCGGCGGCCACGGCCGTGGGAGTGGGGTGACACGCCCCTGGGAGTGAACCCCGCTTTCGCAACCTCCATCCCTGCCGGAGAGGATTCCCAAGGGGGGGTCGAATGACTCAACCCCAGCGGCTCCCGCGGGGAGgtgcaccccagccccagccccgggagaTTGGGGTCCCCTCCGTGGGTGACGCCGGGGTGTGCCACCTGCCCTTTGCCATGCGGACGGGGACCTGACACCACTTAGTTTCAAACACTTTATTTTCTGGGGGGGGTCTTGCAACTCCCCTGCCTGCAGTCTGGCAGCGCTCTGGCAGGGATGCTACGGCAGCCTCTTTCTCCTTACATTTGGCTGTGCATTTGCCTTcaccctttcctccttttttttttaatttatttaccaCAGGTAGCCAATGCCTCAAACTGCAACGACCTAAAGGGCAAGGAAAGCTTCAGTTCCgaaacactgattattttttgGCCAAGAGGTGTTAAATGCAAAGCTGCGGGTGGGATTTCTAGAGGATGAACGTCTTcttcaaattcagaaaaatgtgttCGGGATTTTGCAGCTCGttgctaaaggaaaaaagaaaactatgccTTGGCCTGAGCCGAGCAGAGCCTACAGGTGCACAAGCCCAGGCAGGTCTGGTTGCAAACACCCTGACTCCAACTCAAGGTCCCGGTGCCGACGTGAAGCTGCTGGATGCAGCTGATTAGCGGAGCCTGATTCACTGGCCCCGAGCCCCCGAGCGAAGCGGTGGTAACTTTTTCCTGGTGTGGTGCCACGACCTCGCCCACTCCCAACGCCGTTTCCTGAACTGACGTACAAGTTTGCAAGGTGAGGGTGCATTTTCCAGTGGCACTGGCACATCCCAGATTACACCCTTTTTCTGGGAGACACCTGCAAAAGCAAACCTGAAGGTGCTTTAGTAGCAGCTCCGGCTGATGGGAAACCTGGGAGCAAGGGAGGGGTTGCACGGAGCACGGCAAAGGGACTCATCCAGGCTCTGGCCACCGTGTCCCAGTGCTGCGGGCACAGGGGAAGATGTCCTGGGCATCGCAGGTGGTGGCGATCCCTGGTCTGTCGGTGCCGGCTGGCTGGCCCTGGTttggaggcagagctggctggcaGCCTGCTTAAACATTTTTTGGCTGCCAGCATGGGCTGCAGTGACCTTGGGGAGACGCTAAGTGGAGTTGCAAAAGGCTTAGGCTGGGTGGTAATTGTTCCCTTGGTGTCTCTCACACCGCAAACCCTGATCCCGGTGGCCCGCAAGGGCGGCTCGCCAGCGGCCAGGTGTCACGGCTGGGTGTCACGATGGGCAGGAGCCCTGAGCGTGGCTCCATCCCCGTCAGGGCTGTTTGCAGCAGCCTTTGAGCGTGGGGTGCTTTCAGCTCAGTGGACCTTCTCCGTCATATCCTGCTCTTCCAGCATTTcacctatatttaaaaaaaaaaggctttaggCAGCAAAATGCTTATGGTCTTTAAGCCTGTGAGCTGCCCTGGTGTCTTCACTAGGGCTTATTCGTATGCCGCCGTGCCTCGCCTGGCTGCTGCCAAACTCGGCATCGCCCGTCCCCACGTCCCACGCGCTCCGTGGCCCTGCCCAAatcccctccgcccccgcgccGCCTGCCCGCGCCTGACCCCACTCGGCGTCGGACGTCCTTCCGCATCCCCCGGCCCGTCCTCCCCAGCAGCCGGGGACACGCCTGGCACCCATCTCGGGGAGGAGGGGACCTGCCTCACCCCGTCTGCCGGCCCCGTCTGCTCCTCGGGGCAGGGATCTCGTGGTGTTTGCCTCACCTGAGTTATTTTGCAGCAGGCTGAAATTGCCGGGGACGGGCAACAACAACCCTGGCAGGCAACGGCAGCAGGCAGCGTGACTGGCAGCTGACGGGATGGGGTGGTAAGTGGCAATGATGGCATCGATTCATCGACTCCCACGCCAGGATGTGATGGGGAGCACCGGGACCCAATTCACCTTGTCGCCTGCCTTGAGCAATCCCTGCCGCGGTCCCTGGGGCCGCGCGAGCCCGGCTTGGGGCGGGGGGTATTGGCTGACAGGTGGGATCTCCATCCACCATGCAGAGATGTGCCTCCAGTCTCATCCAATCATGCCGTCCATCTCATTTTCTTTGCCGGCACTAGATGCCGTTTAATTACGTCCTTTAATTTCCAGCCAAAGTTGCCTCGAGAAGACCGTCATTTATGCAATTACATCTTCTCCATGTGGCAAAGCACCAAAGCAATTAAGCCTTCTGGTCCTGGGAGGAGGGTGGGCTCAGAAAGATGAGGGTCAACACCCCGTGGTGACCCAAGGATCGGCTTAAAATTGCAATGTGTTTCCTTGGAGTGGGAGCAACCACCCAACTCTTCTTTGGTGAATCAATCCTGACCTCCTGGGGCGGGTGCTGCTGTGTGAATATGCCCATAAAGGCTCTTAATTCCCACCTATTTATTGTCACCTTTCTCCTAAGCACCGGCTTCACTTGTTGCCGCAGCCAGCATTTTCCAGCATGCCTGCCTGGGTTAAGATCTTGAACCCACGTTTAAGCACCTTGGCAAACACAGTCTGCGGCTTTGCACACCCTCTCTCTGAGCTTCTGTACACAAAACACCCCGTTAATAATTATTTGCAGCGTGGGACTTGGCATCTCAGCCTCTCTGGCTGCGAACCCCTGAGTGTTTCCCAAGGAGCTCTGCTACGGGGGTGGTTTAGGGTTAGGTCAAAAATGTGAAGATGCTTGCCCAAAGGTGCTTGTAGGTTATGGGTGGAGGGAGGTGCGGGAGCATCCCTGGGGGACACCGCAGCTGCGCCCGGGTCCTGCAGCCTCCAGCATCCTCTCCCACTGCAGCCAGGAGACAATAAAGCCGAACTGCTCCGACACTGCCAATGCAGACGTCTGCTAGCAGCTAAATACCTGCCAatcttccctccctgcagcaccaCCTTTTCataaaaatttcctttctctctcatgGTTGGTTTCTTTTAGCGTTGCAACCCTAAACTGACTGGTGCAGTGAGTGGGGGATTAAGGGCACGCTCCTGGGCAAAGGTCTCCTGCAAACTCCATGGGGCCAGATGGCTGCAGCCTCCGATCCCTGGGGTCACGTGCCGCCCCCAAAACAAGGGCCGCTTGTTCGGCAccgctggcagggctgggctcagCGGAGGAGGCAGCCGGCGGGTGAGCGGAGAGGGGGCATCGCCCGCTTCCCTCCCCGCACCAGCAGGGTGTCATGGGGCTGCCCAAGCAGTTGCGGGTCGGTGCTGGGGGGGAACCCCGACACTGGGCAGCTTCGGCTGGGATGGCACGGGGTTGCTGAAAAGCAATGGCCAGAATCAAGTGCAGGTCCTCGGAGCCCCCTTTGCAcccctttgtttcttttccccgAGTGGAAAGGTGTGAAACCCAGCAGCTCAAAGGGTGCCTGTCCCTGTGGGTGGCATGATGGTGTGACCTGCTCCTGCCTTGCTCTGGCCCCCAAAACCTTCGGTGGATATTCGAGAAGCATCCCGCAATCAGAGCCAGCAGCTAAACCTGCTTTGGgctgtagcagcagcaggagaccCCGGGGCACCAGCAACCCCTTGAAGGAGGGAGATTAAAATGCCTCAGAAAGCCAAGACTTGAGGAACATCCCAAACATTAATGAACTTATTACAGATGCCTCTAAGACAGAAACAACAAGTTTGCCCTTGCAGCAGGGGGTAAAGCTGCAGCAGTCCTTGCCGGAGGGTGTTTTTGATGCTCCACCTTTGGAGCAGGGCAATAAAGGGCAGTTTTGATGCTACACCTTTGAGTCATGGCCCAAAGCAGCTGCACTTGGCCCCATATGAAGCAACCCTGCAAACCCTgagcttccttccttttttcccattttgggcACATTTTGCCCTGTCATCCCCCGCCATGCTGACAGTGCTGGAGGAAGGCACGCGGCGCCTTCCCCCTGCCTCAGCAGCTTGTGCCCTGTGAAAGCTCACGTGGGCCTGTCCCCACCACCCTTGACTCAGCTAATTCCCCCTCGGCCAAGGCATTGACCGAGCTCCTGCTGGCAAAGGCGATGGGTCGGAGTGGCAGAGGATGTCCGTgaccaccaccactgccaccaccgcCGGGTCCGTGTCCCCACTGCCAGCTGCCACTGAAGCAGCCGGCTGTGCATGGTGAGGGGGCTGGAGATCGGTGCTTGGATCCCCGCACCGAGCCCGGTGGTATCTGACCTGCATAAAAGCGGGACGAACATCTGTACCTGCTCACCGGGCATGTTTTGAGCATCCTGTAATTAATGTTTGCTCAGCGACTGAGGCTGACGGGTGCTTAGCATTGTTAGCGAATGATGAGTAGCTGATGTTGTTGATGTTGCTACCTCGAGACATCTAATTTCAGCATCTGGACTGAGCAAAAGGGCCAGGGGCCAGACTGCCGGTGCCAAAATCCTGCCAGGATTTGCGTCTTTGGAGGTGGCTTCCCACCCAAGCCCTGCACATGGGCATGCACAACCTGCCCTGGCAGCGCCGAGTTTGGACCCATATGGTGGCCATGGTGGCAGGGACAGGACCTGTGCTGGTGGCACTGCGGGGCCAGCAGCTCCCCTTGCTAGAGCTAGGCTGGTGGGGCAGAGCGagtgggcatggggacacggaTGCAAGAAGATGTTCAGGGGCctaatccaaagcccactgaaggtTTCTTCTGTATTTAACCCATCTTGATGCACGCGTATGAGACCTGATTAAAGAACTGAATGTCCATAAAGGAGCACGGAGTTatcccagccctcctcccacaCTGCTGAACATGGGCGTGAGGGACAAGCACTCACACGGGGATGctcgtttatttatttattgggggGAAGAAAGCATTGGTGAGAGTGATGCTTgtgaagcctttaaaaaaaaattactttctgattatgctgagattaaaaaaaactaaGCCCCAGTCACCTTTATCTCCTCCATCCGTAATCCCGCTGCCACCCAGTAGGCACTGCCCTGAGCAGCCAGTTTGTATTTTCTTACAAGGTAGTTCCGGGGAGCTCCCAGGAATTTGGGGTGCCATGTCCCCAGGCAGCACAGTGGCCTCTAGTGGTAACTGCTCACATCCAGCCCTGGGGAAAGAAACCTGCAAATGAATCTTGGGGGGCTGCTTGCTCCCCAGGAAAATTAGGAGCAGAGTCCAAATTGCTGGAGGAGAGGCATCCCTGCATGGGGGGTGGCTTGGTGCCGGGCAGGGTCCTGAGCACACCCACGAACTCCATCTGCACCAAGCAGCTgcacctgggaccccccacccacgaCCTCCGCCCACGGCCCTGGAGAGccatttaagctcaggcctgGGCACCCAGACCTGCCCTGGTCCATGGGGTGCTGGTCTGCAGCCCTGGCTCCTGCATggcttgtgctgcaggcagcccaCCTCCAGTGCCCTCTCCTGGAGGGACATCAGAGCTACATGGCAGCTCTGCCTCCCGCATAGACCTCAACCTGGGTTGCAGTCTTGTCCCTGGCCCATCTCCTGCAGCTTCAGTGTCCTACGGGTCTGGGTCTCCTAATGGCACTCTGTGAGCAGCCTGCGTGCCTAAGGAAAGGTGACTTGGGCTATACTCTCTTCTATACAGGGGCACAGCTTAGGCTTTCTTTCTTCAACCTGGTCACCCATTTCTAAAAAGCTTGTAGGTCTTTTATGGCTTTgaagtctttctctctctgctgagtTTGGCTGGAGCTGCCTGAAGGACTTGCGAACACATCAGCCTCCCCAGGAAACCAAGCCGAGTGTGTCTGCTGAGGCGGGGTCTTGAGGGCTTCCTTTGGGCAGCGGTCCTGGGAGTAAATCTTGGAGACTGTCTAAGCACAGCCAAAGTTAGCATTTTAGTGCTTGGTTTCATGCTTCCTTTAGCTCATGTGTGGGGTAATAacttcatttatttctttgcagaagaaaaaagtctcCAGCTCTTACAGGGCAGGTAGGTGATAGTCTTCAGTGTCACAGCAAGGGTGTCCCTCCTTCCTGGAGCAGTTGCATCTTTTGGCTTTATCCGAAGACCTAAAGGACCTCATACCAGGAGCAGAAATGAGCATCACGTCTTGCCTGGTAGTCTGTGCTCTCATGCAGTGCTCTCATCCCCTTTCCCTGAGGTTTGCTTGCTGCGAAGATTAGGAAATCCTTCCCTCTCCACCAGGTTTGCCTTCAACTGGCCCAgtcccctgtgctgctgggagggaggacTGCTGGCCTGCAGCCCATcagcagctggaagggacccaggcaGAGGGTACGCCCACATCTCGAGCCCCCTGGATATTATGAAGGCCATCATCAAAGAAAATGTGGGGCTGGATCTGGGCAAGGATGGGGCCCTTGGGAGCCCCGTCCATGAAGAAAGCCTCATCGATGGCCAGACCCCACTGCCGGAGAGTCTTGATGGCTCTGATGCCCATGTCCCGGCCACTGCGGGCGGTCACCAGGTAGGTACGGATGGGGGATTTTTCCTGGCTGAACTTCTTGCGGATCTTCCCAAGGTGCATGGCAAAAGCCTTCAGGGGACCCTGGAAGCACAGCAAGATACTTGAGAGTGGGTGGGAAATAAGGAGACCTCTACTCTGCCTGTATAAGCCACTTGTTCCTTTTCCAGGGTTCCTTTTCCAGGGTCtttcagggctctgcagagcacagggatGCCTGTGGGGTGCAGGATtgggcagtgctggggctggtgctgtgcactggggtgcTTGGGAGGAAGGTGAGCATTGTGGTGCTCATCCTAACCCCAAAGTGACCAGGAAGGTACATCGCAGCGAGCAGTGCCTCTGGGTCTGAGTCCTGCAGGGACTTGCGCAGCAAGCAGCCCCAGCCTACGAAAGGTGAAGCGGAAGGAACCACAACCCTGGATGTTTGGGAGCTGATGCTCACTTATAGGAGACATCGGGCCAGATCCACCTCCAGTGGGACTGCAGATCAGGCCCACACCAGGGACCGAGTGCTGGATGCAAAGGGAACCTGTAAGGATTTGTGCTTTTTTGACTACTCATGGCAAAGCCCTAGCAGGAGAGATGCTCACGGTGGGTGTAGAGCCTATGGATGCCCATCAACGTGGGGTGGCTTGCTCACCTCTCCCATGGGCACGGCCTCCATCGCCCGCTCGTACTGCACTGCTCCCTCCAACCCCTGTTCCTGGAAGACCTGGTCCGTCTCATCGGAGAAGAGCACGGCGTCCCCGTCAAACACCACGcggagcggggtgctgggggcctgCACCTCCTGCTGGAAGACAAGCGCTGCCGAGACCCCTGCGAGACAGAGCAAGGTGGGGCTCAGGAGGGACACCCCTTCCTGGGGGCCAGCTCCTCCCCGCGCATCTGCTGCAGCCCCGTCCCACACCACAAATGTTGGGGGCTCCAAGCCGGGGGTCTTTCTGTGGGGGTCAGCCCAGCCTTTCTAGAGCTGTGTTATCCCCCCATGGGGATGGACAAGAAAGCGCTGCTGATCAGAGACTGATGTCTGGAGAGATACTCGGTCTGCTAAAAGATGATGGGTGGTTGCATAGGCATGAGCAACCCTCCTTCTGGTGCTCGCTCACCCTGCCAAGCATTAAAATGCCCAGATTTAGCACTCTGAGCTGTGAGTAATAGGGACTGGCACCTCCACTTGATTGGGGTAATTGGCTTAATTACAGGTCTCTTCCTgcaggctgctccctgcctgccctcatCCACGGACCGAGGCCCCCGGATGAGAGACACTTGTCAGAGGAATGATGCTCTTCAGGGAGGCTCCCGGAATGTGCTGTGTAGTGAAGGAAAGCCCAGGCTGCAGATGGCTTGCTCCTGACCTTGAAGGACCTTGGCCAGCTGATGTGCTCATACCCAAGCAAATTAATAAGGAGGCGATTAACCCCATTAGAGCTGTTGGGGGGACTGCACTCCCTCCGATCCAGGTCAAGCATGCGCTTACATCTATCACAGAGCACATGTAACTCCGCATGTACCAAGAAAGCAAATTTCTATAGCATCTTCACAGAGCCCTCAGAATCGCCGATGCACTCTCATTGatccagggagcagcagcaggcagcatctTTGGTTAGAAAGGCTTAAATGTCAGGCAGGGAATGATCAGCCCATGGCAGAGCTATGGCCAGAATTATGCATAAAGCACTTGGTGACTTGTGAAGGCATCTGAGAAACCCTGGTGTGTTTGCAGGCTGCTGGTGGGGACGGAGGAGATTGAACTGTTCGGGACTGTACTAGGAATTCCTTGCCCTTGTGAAAGCACAGGCTCTGGCATTGCCTCTTGGTACTGGGCTCCTTGGGGAAAAGCATGGTAGGTTTGGGGACGTGGGATGGAGGGGAGAACACACCTCTCCGGAGGGCATTGCAGACATCTATCCTGTCAGCCGAGAGGAAGAGCTTGACCCCGTGGGACTTCAGGTACTGCGTGGAGTCCTCGTCGCTGACGAAGCAGAACTTGGAGATCTCCAGGCCTTCGGGTCAGGGGATGTAAGCAAAGTCTGTTATGGGGCAACATCCTCctcgcagcccccccctcccctcccagggtCTTGGCGTGCTTTGCTGCAGAGCTCAAGGCAATTAATTTCCCAGTGCTGCGTGGGGAACCTGCCCCTGTTCTTGCTGCATCTTCTTGCCCTGTTGCTCCTACAAAACTGCAGAGTGCAGTTAAATATTCCCTTCATCCCTCCCTTAAATGAGTCTTCCTGACAGCACTCTGGgatttaggtgtttttttttttttttaagaactctgTTTCTTTAGTAGCTGCCTGAGGATGCCCAGGCTGTGCAAAATACTGCCAGACCCCCTGGTGCAAGGGATACGGCCGAAGGGAGCCGGGCTCTGCCAAGGAGCCTGTACCCTGGGAATGCTCCAGCACCCTGAGCAagctgcatggggctggcaggaaTTGGGCTTGTTTCCAAAATAACCCCTTCCCCTTGTGTCTCCTGGCTCTGTATTTACCACTCATGCTCCACTGTGGTGCCTTATCTGCTTCGCAGCCTCCCAGGGGGAAGCAGCCCCCCCCCAAGGATGGGGTCCCCCTTACCGTAGTGCTTGGCGCTATTGATGATGCGCACACCGCTCTCTGGGCTGTTGTTGGAGAGCACCAGGATGTCAAAGAGGTCCTTCTCTGCCGGGTTGCTCTCCAGGATCTTCTTGTTCACATACTGCGCCGCCTGCGAGGAGAAGATGAGACTCTTTTGGAGGGGCATGGCTGCGATGGCGTTGGCAGGGCTCTTTAGCCGTTAAGGTTACTGGTTTGTGCTGCATCTGTCAGCTATGGCAAAGCTGCCACGTTATGGAGAGCCAGACAGAGCAACCATCCTGCAAAAGCCATTgccaggagggcagggagcaggacaccccaccAGCGGGGAGGTGGACATGTGGGACCGGTGAGGAGCGCAGGTCTCGATGCCCTGCAATGAAGCCAAGAGGCCAGGACAGGCGTATCTGCACCCTGTGATGGGAGTTGAGAGCTAAGGCCGGGAAAGCTGAGCCTTCACCCCATCCTGTGAGTGTCTGCATGTGCCCCTGGCCGGGTGTGGGGCTCACCTGGATGAAGGCAAAGGCTGTGCCTGGTGGCAGGGGCTT includes:
- the LOC142088065 gene encoding cytosolic 5'-nucleotidase 1A-like; the encoded protein is MAEPESTVINTDVKQKDPSEALVIAVTTRAIFNLEEEHKLYLEKGKEEYTRHQQANQDKPLPPGTAFAFIQAAQYVNKKILESNPAEKDLFDILVLSNNSPESGVRIINSAKHYGLEISKFCFVSDEDSTQYLKSHGVKLFLSADRIDVCNALRRGVSAALVFQQEVQAPSTPLRVVFDGDAVLFSDETDQVFQEQGLEGAVQYERAMEAVPMGEGPLKAFAMHLGKIRKKFSQEKSPIRTYLVTARSGRDMGIRAIKTLRQWGLAIDEAFFMDGAPKGPILAQIQPHIFFDDGLHNIQGARDVGVPSAWVPSSC